A stretch of Cucumis sativus cultivar 9930 chromosome 2, Cucumber_9930_V3, whole genome shotgun sequence DNA encodes these proteins:
- the LOC101207282 gene encoding glycine-rich RNA-binding protein RZ1C isoform X2 → MNKLRSAFQIMLERDTGRPRGFGFITFADRRGMDDAIREMHGQELGERIISVNKAEPKMEGDDTEQGFRGGGYSSGGRASFGRGKDRSVGQDECFKCGRPGHWARDCPSVGGGRGGGRGSFSSRSRFDSDGRGDRFGGDRDRYVDERYNGGRYGDRDRFDRRDDKYGSRDRYFDDRYPSAGDRFTGSDRYDVSDRYPQNGYVKDRVYDRDIGPRSGSDRYGSGGPGRHEGRSYRDRTGPYDRPSRVGRPSSYDRY, encoded by the exons ATGAATAAGCTAAGAAGTGCATTTCAG ATCATGTTAGAACGAGATACAGGTCGTCCTCGTGGGTTTGGTTTTATTACCTTTGCAGACCGTAGAGGGATGGATGATGCAATAAGAGAGATGCATGGTCAGGAGCTTGGTGAGCGGATTATCTCAGTAAATAAGGCTGAACCCAAGATGGAGGGTGATGATACTGAGCAAGGCTTCAGGGGAGGAGGTTATTCATCTGGTGGTAGGGCTAGTTTTGGGAGAGGAAAAGATAGATCTGTGGGGCAGGATGAATGCTTCAAGTGTGGACGCCCAGGGCATTGGGCACGAGACTGTCCCTCAGTCGGTGGTGGACGTGGTGGAGGTAGAGGTTCATTTTCTTCACGTTCTCGATTTGATAGTGATGGTCGTGGGGATCGTTTTGGAGGAGATCGTGACCGATATGTGGATGAGCGTTATAATGGAGGGCGATATGGTGATAGAGATCGTTTTGATCGTAGAGACGACAAGTATGGAAGTCGAGACCGCTACTTCGACGACAG GTACCCATCTGCTGGAGATCGCTTTACTGGTAGTGATAGGTATGATGTCAGCGATCGTTATCCTCAAAATGGCTACGTCAAAGACCGCGTCTACGATAGGGATATTGGTCCGAGGAGTGGCAGTGATAGGTATGGTAGCGGAGGTCCTGGCCGTCATGAGGGCAGAAGTTATAGAGATAGGACAGGCCCTTACGATCGCCCAAGCAGGGTGGGACGACCATCTTCCTACGACCgctattaa
- the LOC101207041 gene encoding LOW QUALITY PROTEIN: uncharacterized protein ycf45 (The sequence of the model RefSeq protein was modified relative to this genomic sequence to represent the inferred CDS: inserted 1 base in 1 codon; deleted 1 base in 1 codon): MRALNSHFLLIDLHSSWHSANQIPISTLAYLQNSHSVSKFPSSFRRTRPVRKGVISSESSAPSFRSPEIRRPSSDRLFSGNGLLTNLSNSNSSLDLDSASTSSQSKATAELEMFIELLPSRMRKELRSHTEFRELIEVVLDLGRNPIARFPXGDWPISEEPVKHEDLSHAIAKVGDFSDDNRSGMDRSLHRISAIRNRKMQIIGLTCRVGRSISGSAEIIRDLVEGGGSILVIGPPGVGKTTLIREIARMLADDHKKRVVIVDTSNEIGGDGDVPHAGIGSARRMQVPNVNMQHTVMIEAVENHMPETIIIDEIGTELEALAASTIAQRGVQLVGTAHGITIDNIIKNPSLQILVGGIESVTLGDEEARKRKVQKTILERKGPSTFTCAVEMISKTECRVHHRLDTTVDAILAGKPPLFEVRHVDTYANHSMGSSPNHVKSLGLHERLPSKDSNIIAHSDSNLKVRQMETYANHSVESSPKHETILQGRVNLKDLNVIADNDSDIEDVGHFSHQPKSRSVSKKSSPVQVYSYKILESDLLQVAQVLELENEIDVTDDIETADAILATSYEMKQNPWIRSVAKFHHLPVFVIKSNTMAQMVKAIRMIIKIDSSSTSKKPRKTPDIVIEDDAPKRKPSLEEIDALEEVRLAIEYIVIPGGEPVELLPRCSEIVARQLELVESYQLAAEYSSSDPNPRLQILPVRLKNKTLKEPKSILKSIIDEGTGISRLPLLPE, translated from the exons ATGAGAGCTTTGAATTCGCATTTTTTGCTGATTGATCTTCACAGTTCATGGCATTCGGCTAACCAAATCCCTATTTCGACTCTTGCATATCTGCAAAACTCTCATTCCGTTTCGAAATTCCCCTCGTCGTTTCGTCGAACACGTCCCGTGCGTAAAGGGGTTATTTCGTCTGAATCTTCGGCTCCGTCGTTTCGTTCCCCTGAAATTCGTCGGCCGTCGTCTGATCGGTTGTTTTCAGGTAATGGGTTGTTGACGAATCTGTCGAATTCGAATTCTAGCTTGGATTTGGACTCTGCTTCGACTTCGTCGCAGTCGAAGGCTACTGCGGAGTTGGAGATGTTTATTGAACTTTTGCCTTCGAGGATGAGGAAGGAGCTGAGATCGCACACTGAATTTCGGGAATTGATTGAAGTGGTGTTGGATTTGGGGAGGAACCCAATTGCTAGGTTTC TCGGGGACTGGCCCATTTCGGAAGAGCCTGTGAAGCATGAAGATCTAAGCCACGCGATAGCTAAG GTTGGAGACTTCTCAGATGACAACCGATCTGGCATGGACAGATCTTTGCATCGGATAAGTGCAATTCGAAACCGT AAAATGCAAATTATTGGCCTTACCTGTCGGGTGGGACGTTCTATCTCTGGAAGTGCTGAGATCATTCGTGATTTAGTAGAGGGTGGAGGTTCCATCTTGGTTATTGGACCGCCAGGAGTTGGGAAAACCACACTAATCAG AGAAATTGCTCGGATGTTGGCAGATGACCACAAGAAACGTGTTGTTATTGTGGATACTTCCAATGAAATTGGAGGTGATGGAGATGTTCCCCATGCAGGAATAGGCAGTGCAAGGAGGATGCAAGTCCCTAATGTTAACATGCAGCACACG GTTATGATTGAAGCAGTGGAGAACCACATGCCTGAAACCATAATCATTGATGAAATTGGAACAGAACTTGAAGCACTAGCTGCCAGCACCATTGCTCAAAGAGGGGTTCAGCTGGTAGGGACAGCTCACGGGATCACCATTGACAACATCATAAAAAATCCATCATTGCAAATCCTTGTTGGCGGCATCGag AGTGTGACCCTCGGTGATGAGGAagcaaggaaaagaaaagtgcaGAAGACAATTCTTGAGAGAAAAGGACCTTCTACTTTTACCTGTGCAGTTGAGATGATATCCAAAACTGAATGTCGTGTTCATCACAGACTGGATACAACAGTTGATGCAATATTAGCAG GAAAACCTCCTCTTTTTGAAGTACGTCATGTAGATACTTATGCTAACCATTCTATGGGGTCATCACCAAATCATGTCAAGAGTCTTGGTCTTCACGAAAGATTACCTTCAAAAGATAGTAACATCATTGCTCATAGTGACTCTAACCTGAAAGTACGCCAGATGGAGACTTATGCTAACCATTCCGTGGAGTCGTCTCCAAAACACGAAACGATTCTTCAAGGAagagtaaatttaaaagatctTAACGTCATTGCTGATAATGATTCTGACATAGAAGACGTTGGCCACTTTTCTCATCAGCCTAAGAGTAGATCTGTGAGCAAAAAGAGCTCACCAGTGCAAGTCTATTCTTATAAG ATTCTTGAATCTGATCTACTTCAAGTGGCACAAGTATTGGAGCTTGAGAATGAAATAGACGTAACTGATGACATTGAAACTGCCGATGCAATATTAGCAACCAGCTATGAAATGAAGCAAAACCCATGGATCCGAAGTGTAGCAAAATTTCACCACTTGCCTGTGTTTGTAATCAAG TCGAACACAATGGCTCAAATGGTGAAGGCAATACGAATGATTATAAAGATAGATTCCAGCTCTACATCCAAAAAACCACGAAAGACACCTGACATTGTAATAGAAGATGATGCACCAAAAAGAAAGCCATCTCTAGAAGAGATAGATGCATTGGAG GAAGTTAGACTTGCCATTGAATATATTGTCATTCCTGGTGGAGAGCCAGTGGAACTTCTACCTCGATGTTCCGAAATTGTTGCCCGGCAACTTGAACTTGTTGAAAGTTATCAGTTAGCGGCTGAGTACTCCAGTTCTGATCCAAACCCCAGGTTGCAAATTCTTCCGGTAAGGTTGAAGAACAAGACTCTCAAAGAACCAAAATcgattttaaaatcaataattgaTGAAGGAACTGGCATCTCTAGGCTGCCCTTGCTACCTGAATGA
- the LOC105434626 gene encoding uncharacterized protein LOC105434626: MKVNPIDCYLFHVKDLDKEEVVNLHTQECTCKEFQAEQLPCAHVIAVARDRNINVYSLCANYYTNECLLAAYSEAVYPVGNQSEWKTSEEYVHMTVLPPKVVKRVGRPKKNRIPSVGEAPKLHKCGRCKETGHNRLTCTNPISYIQKSSIQD; this comes from the coding sequence ATGAAAGTCAACCCAATTGATTGTTACCTATTCCATGTTAAAGATTTAGATAAAGAGGAGGTCGTAAATCTTCATACTCAAGAGTGCACTTGTAAGGAGTTTCAAGCTGAGCAACTACCATGTGCACATGTCATTGCTGTAGCACGGGATCgcaatataaatgtttatagctTATGTGCTAACTATTACACTAATGAATGTTTGTTGGCAGCATATTCGGAGGCCGTCTACCCAGTTGGGAATCAGTCGGAATGGAAGACAAGTGAAGAATATGTACATATGACTGTCTTACCTCCGAAAGTAGTGAAAAGAGTTGGTCGACCGAAGAAAAATAGGATTCCAAGTGTCGGTGAAGCACCAAAATTGCATAAATGTGGTCGATGTAAAGAAACAGGCCACAATAGATTAACGTGTACCAATCCAATTTCATACATTCAGAAGTCGAGCATACAAGATTAG
- the LOC101208506 gene encoding uncharacterized protein LOC101208506, with amino-acid sequence MEVTGSGRARDRGGSSSMEIERRSLRAITTSFFVEVLTGPWFMVFASFLIMSTAGTPYMFGLYSGAIKSVLGYDQSTLNLISFFKDLGTNVGIIAGLIAEIMPPWVVLAIGAGMNFVGYFMIWLSVTEKVAAPPVWLMCLYICIGANSTSFANTGALVTCVKNYPARRGAVLGILKGYVGLSGAIMTQFYHAIYGDDSKSLILLIAWLPAVILVVFLRTIRIMKVQHRPNELTVFYRFLYVSLALAGFLMVMIVLQQKFNFSRIEYSSSAAVVVFLLFFPVFIVIAEDYKFWRIKLSQLLNPSPLTIITQKPTPPPPQNLGTFGISPAVKPTSSTPSCWTTPLKPPPRGEDYTILQALFSADMFLLFLSTACGVGGTLTAIDNLGQIGASLKYPKQSISTFVSLVSIWNYLGRVVSGFTSEIFLSKYKFPRTLILTLILLLSCVGHILIAFNPPGGLYFASIVIGFCYGAQWPILFAIISEIFGLKYYSTLYNFGSVASPIGLYFVNVRVAGHLYDEEAKRQLAASGMKRMPGKELNCVGVDCFKMSFIIITGVTLLGALFSFVLVLRTRAFYKTDIYRKFREEVDEGEAAGNDVVSNNDRNVEANNFGVVLMELATGKQPIF; translated from the exons atggaGGTTACCGGGAGCGGCAGAGCAAGGGACCGCGGCGGAAGTTCATCAATGGAGATAGAGCGTCGTTCCCTAAGAGCAATAACGACCTCCTTCTTCGTCGAAGTTCTAACCGGACCTTGGTTCATGGTATTCGCTTCATTCCTAATCATGTCCACCGCCGGAACGCCTTACATGTTCGGCCTTTACTCCGGCGCCATAAAATCAGTCCTCGGCTACGACCAGAGCACTCTGAATCTAATTAGCTTCTTCAAAGACCTAGGCACAAACGTGGGCATAATTGCCGGACTAATCGCGGAAATCATGCCACCGTGGGTGGTTTTGGCGATCGGAGCAGGGATGAATTTCGTGGGATACTTCATGATTTGGCTATCGGTGACGGAAAAAGTGGCGGCGCCGCCGGTGTGGCTGATGTGCCTTTACATTTGCATAGGGGCGAATTCGACGTCGTTTGCGAATACGGGGGCGTTGGTGACTTGTGTGAAGAATTATCCGGCGAGAAGAGGAGCGGTTTTAGGGATTTTGAAAGGATATGTGGGATTAAGCGGTGCAATTATGACGCAATTTTATCATGCGATTTATGGAGATGATTCGAAATCGTTGATTCTTCTTATTGCTTGGCTTCCGGCGGTGATTTTGGTGGTGTTCTTGAGGACGATTCGGATTATGAAGGTTCAACATCGGCCTAATGAACTCACAGTTTTTTACAG ATTCTTGTACGTTTCTCTTGCTCTAGCCGGGTTTCTCATGGTGATGATCGTTcttcaacaaaaatttaatttctcccGTATTGAGTACAGTTCCAGCGCCGCCGTCGTCgtctttctcctcttttttcCCGTCTTCATCGTCATCGCCGAAGACTACAAATTCTGGCGCATAAAACTATCTCAACTCCTAAATCCTTCTCCACTCACAATCATCACCCAAAAGCCAACACCGCCGCCGCCGCAAAACCTCGGAACCTTCGGCATATCTCCCGCCGTGAAACCGACGTCATCAACGCCGTCCTGCTGGACAACCCCACTGAAGCCCCCTCCAAGAGGTGAAGATTACACGATTCTACAAGCGCTCTTCAGCGCCGACATGTTCCTTCTTTTCCTCTCCACCGCGTGCGGCGTCGGCGGCACTCTCACCGCCATCGACAACCTCGGCCAAATCGGCGCTTCTCTAAAGTATCCTAAACAGAGCATTAGCACATTTGTATCATTAGTAAGTATTTGGAATTACCTAGGGCGCGTAGTTTCGGGTTTCACCTCCGAAATTTTCCTCAGCAAATACAAATTCCCTCGAACCCTAATTTTAACCTTAATTCTCCTCCTCTCCTGCGTCGGCCATATCCTAATCGCCTTCAACCCTCCTGGCGGCCTCTACTTCGCCTCAATCGTAATCGGATTCTGCTACGGCGCTCAGTGGCCGATTCTATTCGCCATAATCTCAGAGATCTTCGGCCTCAAATACTATTCCACGCTTTACAATTTCGGATCCGTTGCGAGCCCGATCGGGTTGTATTTTGTGAATGTTCGAGTCGCTGGACATTTGTACGACGAGGAGGCGAAGCGGCAGTTGGCAGCGTCCGGGATGAAGAGGATGCCTGGAAAAGAATTGAACTGCGTTGGTGTGGATTGCTTTAAAATGTCGTTCATTATAATCACCGGAGTTACACTGCTTGGTGCTCTATTCTCATTTGTTTTGGTTCTTAGAACTAGAGCCTTTTATAAGACTGATATTTATAGGAAGTTTAGGGAGGAGGTTGATGAAGGTGAAGCTGCTGGAAACGACGTCGTTTCCAATAATGACAGAAATGTTGAAGCCAACAA CTTTGGAGTTGTTCTAATGGAACTAGCAACAGGAAAGCAACCCATTTTCTAA
- the LOC101207282 gene encoding glycine-rich RNA-binding protein RZ1C isoform X3 — protein sequence MLERDTGRPRGFGFITFADRRGMDDAIREMHGQELGERIISVNKAEPKMEGDDTEQGFRGGGYSSGGRASFGRGKDRSVGQDECFKCGRPGHWARDCPSVGGGRGGGRGSFSSRSRFDSDGRGDRFGGDRDRYVDERYNGGRYGDRDRFDRRDDKYGSRDRYFDDRYPSAGDRFTGSDRYDVSDRYPQNGYVKDRVYDRDIGPRSGSDRYGSGGPGRHEGRSYRDRTGPYDRPSRVGRPSSYDRY from the exons ATGTTAGAACGAGATACAGGTCGTCCTCGTGGGTTTGGTTTTATTACCTTTGCAGACCGTAGAGGGATGGATGATGCAATAAGAGAGATGCATGGTCAGGAGCTTGGTGAGCGGATTATCTCAGTAAATAAGGCTGAACCCAAGATGGAGGGTGATGATACTGAGCAAGGCTTCAGGGGAGGAGGTTATTCATCTGGTGGTAGGGCTAGTTTTGGGAGAGGAAAAGATAGATCTGTGGGGCAGGATGAATGCTTCAAGTGTGGACGCCCAGGGCATTGGGCACGAGACTGTCCCTCAGTCGGTGGTGGACGTGGTGGAGGTAGAGGTTCATTTTCTTCACGTTCTCGATTTGATAGTGATGGTCGTGGGGATCGTTTTGGAGGAGATCGTGACCGATATGTGGATGAGCGTTATAATGGAGGGCGATATGGTGATAGAGATCGTTTTGATCGTAGAGACGACAAGTATGGAAGTCGAGACCGCTACTTCGACGACAG GTACCCATCTGCTGGAGATCGCTTTACTGGTAGTGATAGGTATGATGTCAGCGATCGTTATCCTCAAAATGGCTACGTCAAAGACCGCGTCTACGATAGGGATATTGGTCCGAGGAGTGGCAGTGATAGGTATGGTAGCGGAGGTCCTGGCCGTCATGAGGGCAGAAGTTATAGAGATAGGACAGGCCCTTACGATCGCCCAAGCAGGGTGGGACGACCATCTTCCTACGACCgctattaa
- the LOC101207282 gene encoding glycine-rich RNA-binding protein RZ1C isoform X1, whose translation MASKDEYRIFVGGLSWNISERQLENAFIRFGKMLETQIMLERDTGRPRGFGFITFADRRGMDDAIREMHGQELGERIISVNKAEPKMEGDDTEQGFRGGGYSSGGRASFGRGKDRSVGQDECFKCGRPGHWARDCPSVGGGRGGGRGSFSSRSRFDSDGRGDRFGGDRDRYVDERYNGGRYGDRDRFDRRDDKYGSRDRYFDDRYPSAGDRFTGSDRYDVSDRYPQNGYVKDRVYDRDIGPRSGSDRYGSGGPGRHEGRSYRDRTGPYDRPSRVGRPSSYDRY comes from the exons ATGGCTTCGAAAGACGAGTATCGAATATTTGTTGGAGGCCTCTCATGGAACATTTCAGAGCGTCAGCTCGAAAACGCTTTCATTCGCTTCGGCAAAATGCTCGAAACTCAA ATCATGTTAGAACGAGATACAGGTCGTCCTCGTGGGTTTGGTTTTATTACCTTTGCAGACCGTAGAGGGATGGATGATGCAATAAGAGAGATGCATGGTCAGGAGCTTGGTGAGCGGATTATCTCAGTAAATAAGGCTGAACCCAAGATGGAGGGTGATGATACTGAGCAAGGCTTCAGGGGAGGAGGTTATTCATCTGGTGGTAGGGCTAGTTTTGGGAGAGGAAAAGATAGATCTGTGGGGCAGGATGAATGCTTCAAGTGTGGACGCCCAGGGCATTGGGCACGAGACTGTCCCTCAGTCGGTGGTGGACGTGGTGGAGGTAGAGGTTCATTTTCTTCACGTTCTCGATTTGATAGTGATGGTCGTGGGGATCGTTTTGGAGGAGATCGTGACCGATATGTGGATGAGCGTTATAATGGAGGGCGATATGGTGATAGAGATCGTTTTGATCGTAGAGACGACAAGTATGGAAGTCGAGACCGCTACTTCGACGACAG GTACCCATCTGCTGGAGATCGCTTTACTGGTAGTGATAGGTATGATGTCAGCGATCGTTATCCTCAAAATGGCTACGTCAAAGACCGCGTCTACGATAGGGATATTGGTCCGAGGAGTGGCAGTGATAGGTATGGTAGCGGAGGTCCTGGCCGTCATGAGGGCAGAAGTTATAGAGATAGGACAGGCCCTTACGATCGCCCAAGCAGGGTGGGACGACCATCTTCCTACGACCgctattaa